A window of Lysobacter sp. TY2-98 genomic DNA:
CGCGCACGGTGAAGAGGCGGCCGCGTCGCAGTACGACGAGCACGTCGCCCGCGCGCTTGACGATGTCGCCTTCGTCGACGCCCTGCACCTGGTTGTTGGTGATGGATTCGTTGGCGGCGACGCCCGTCGCCGCCGCGTCAGCCGCCTGCGCGGGCGTGGCGGAAGGCGCTTCCATCGGCGCCGGCGGCGGTGCCGGGGGCGGCACGGCGAATGCGGGCATTGGCTCGTCGCGTCGACGTCGCTCGGCCTCGCGCAGCGCGCGCGCATGCCAGCCGTCCAGCGCCTTCGCGAACTGCGCTTCGCTGCGATACGGCGTGAGCGTGGTGGGTCGACCTTCGGCAGGCGCGGCGCACGCGGTCATGGCGAAGGCAAGGGTGGCGACGAACACGGTGCGGAACGGGTGCTGCGACATGGCGGAGTCCCGGAAGGCGGTGTGCGAGGGTGAACGCGCGAGTCCGCCCGGCGGGGTTGGTCGCGCCGGCGGAGCATGCGCCAAAAAAAAGCCCCGCCGGAGCGGGGCTTCACATCGTCAGACGAGCGGATCAGGCGACGCGGACGAGCCGCAGCGGGTTGTCCCATTCGCGCAGCAGCTCGGCCTCGCGTGCCTTGGCCTTCTCGAGGTGCGCTTCTTTGACGTGCCCGTAGCCGCGGATGTGTTCCGGGATCGACGCGATCTGCGCGGCGAGGTCGACGTTGCCGGCATCGAGCTTGCCCAGCAGGCCTTCGAGGGTGCGCATGTAGTCGGCGATGAGCTGGCGCTCCATGCGACGCTCGTGGGTCTTTCCGAACACGTCGAACGCGGTGCCGCGCAGGCCGCGCAGCTTCGCGAGCAGCTTGAATGCGGTGAACACCCACGGGCCGTAGGCCTTCTTGACGCCGCGACCCTGCGCGTCCTTCTTCGATAGCATCGGCGGCGCGAGGTGGAAGCGCAGCTTGTAGTCGCCTTCGAACTGCTCGCGCACGCGACGCTCGAACTCGCCGCTGGTGTACAAGCGCGCGACTTCGTATTCGTCCTTGTAGGCCATCAGCTTGAACGCATAGCGCGCGACGGCTTCGGCGAGATCCGTGCTGCCCGGCGCCTTCGCTTCTTCCGCGCTGCGCACCTTCGCGACGAAGTCGGCATAGCGCTTCGCGTACGCCGCATTCTGGTACTCGGTGAGGAACTTCACGCGGCGCGCGATCACCTCGTCCAGCGAACGCGACAGACGCGCGTCGTCGAGCGGCATCGCGATCACGTTGTCGTCGGCGTGCGAGGGCACGTGGCGCAGGTCGTCGTGGTCGGGCATCACGCGCGGGATGCTCGGGCCGCCGGCCTCGTGGCCTTCCCACTGCGCGGGCGGCAGCATCGGCAGCGCGTGCGGCGTGGCCTCGGCGGCGGTGCGGCGGTTCGTCTTGAGGCCGGCCGCCTCCGCGACGGCCTGCGGATCGATCGCGGCTAGGCGGCCCCACGTGAACGCGGTCTTGTTCATCTCGATGGCGGCGCCGTTGAGCTCGACCGCGCGCATCAGCGCGTCGAACGACACCGGCACCAGGCCCTGCTGCCAGGCATAGCCGAGCATGAAGAGGTTGGTCGCGATGGCATCGCCCAGTAGCGCAGTGGCGAGCTGCGTCGCATCGACCACGTGCGGTTCGCCGCCGTCGAGCGCGCGACGCACGGCGTCGACGATGTCGGCGGCCGGGAAGTCCATGTCGGGACGCGTGGTGAACGTGCCGGGCATCGCCTCGTAGCTGTTGAGCACGACCTGCGTGCGGCCCGAGCGCACCTTCGACAGCGCCCAGTAGTCGTTGACGACGACCATGTCGCAGCCGAGTACGAGGTCGGCTTCACCCGCCGCGATGCGCACGGCATGGATGTCGGCGGGCGTGTTCGCGATGCGGATGTGCGTGGTGACCGCGCCGCCCTTCTGCGCGAGGCCGGTCTGGTCGAGCACCGACGCACCCTTGCCTTCGAGGTGCCCCGCCATGCCGAGCAGCGCGCCGATCGTGACGACGCCGGTGCCGCCCACGCCGGTGATGAGGATGTTCCACGGCTTGTCGAGCGCCGGCAGCTGCGGCATCGGCAGATCGTTGAGACGATCCTTCGCGCTCGACCCCTTCTTCTTGCGCAGCGTGCCGCCTTCGACGGTGACGAAGCTCGGGCAGAAGCCTTCGACGCAGCTGAAGTCCTTGTTGCAGTTGCTCTGGTCGATCTCGCGCTTGCGACCGAACTCGGTTTCCTTCGGCAGCACGGAGACGCAGAACGACTTCTTGCCGCAGTCGCCGCAGCCTTCGCAGACCAGCGAGTTCACGACGACGCGCTTCTGCGGGTCGACCATCTTCCCGCGCTTGCGGCGACGGCGCTTTTCGGTCGCGCAGGTCTGGTCGTAGATCAGCACCGTTACGCCCTTGATCTCGCGCAGGCGCTTCTGGACGTTGTCGAGTTCGCGGCGGTCGAGGAATTCGACGCCGGCGGGGAAGATGGAGTGATCGCTCCACTTCTCGATGTCGTCGGACAGCAGCACGATCGTCTGCACGCCTTCGGACCGCACCTGGTGCGCGATCTGCGGCACCGACAGCGTGCCGTCGACCGGCTGGCCGCCCGTCATCGCGACCGCGTCGTTGTAGAGGATCTTGTAGGTGATGTTGACGCCGGCGGCGATCGACTGGCGGATCGCCAGCGAACCGCTGTGGAAATACGTGCCGTCGCCGAGGTTCTGGAACACGTGCGGCGTTTCGGTGAACGCGGCCTGGCCCGCCCACGTCACGCCTTCGCCGCCCATGTGCGTGAACGTGTCGGTGTTCCGATCCATCCACGTGACCATGTAATGGCAGCCGATGCCCGCCATCGCGCGGCTGCCTTCCGGCACCACCGTCGACGTATTGTGCGGACAGCCCGAGCAGTAGTGCGGCACGCGCGGGAACGCGGCGCGCGGCAGTGCGAGTTCGGACTCCTTCTGTTCCATCCACGCGAGCACGTCGCGGATGTGCGAGGAGTCGTGGAAGCGCTGGATCCGCTGCGCGATCACGCGCGCGATGCGCGCGGGCGTCAGTTCCGACGTCGACGGCAGGATCCATTCGCCGCTTTCGTCGTACTTGCCGACGACCGACGGGCGCTCCGGCCAGTTGTACATCTGCTCCTTCATCTGGCTCTCGATGAAGGACAGCTTTTCCTCGACGACGAGGATGTCGCTCAATCCACGCGCGAACGCACGCAGACCGACGGGCTCGAGCGGCCACGTCATGCCGACCTTGTAGACGCGGATGCCGAGATCGCGGCAGGCGCGCTCGTCGAGGCCGAGGTATTCGAGTGCCTGCAGCACGTCGAGATACGACTTGCCGGTGGTGATGATGCCCAGGCGCGCATCGGGCGAATCGATGACGACGCGATCGATCTTGTTCGCGCGCGAGAACGCCTGCGCCGCCTTCACCGCGTACTGGTGCAGGCGCATTTCCTGGTTCAGCGGCGGGTCCGGCCAGCGGATGTTGAGCCCGCCGTCAGGCATCTCGAAATCGGTCGGAATGACGATGTCGAGCGCCAGCGGATTGGCGTCGACCGAGGCGGACGACTCCACCGTCTCCGCGATCGTCTTGAAGCCGACCCAGCGGCCCGTGTAGCGGCTCATCGCCCAGCCCACGAGGCCCATGTCGAGGATGTCCTGCACGCCGGCCGGGTTCAGCACCGGCATCAGCGCACTGACGAATTCGTGCTCGGACCCGTGCGGCAGGGTCGAAGAGCGACACGCATGGTCATCTGCTGCCAGCGCGAGCACGCCGCCGTGCTTCGCGGTGCCGGCGGCGTTGGCGTGCTTGAACACGTCGCCGCAGCGGTCGACGCCGGGGCCCTTGCCGTACCACATGCCGTAGACGCCATCGACCTTCGAGCCCGGGAACAGGCCCGTCTGCTGCGTGCCCCAGACCATCGTCGCGCCCAGGTCCTCGTTGAGGCCCGGGGTGAACTTCACGCCCGCGCCTTCGAGGTGCTTCTTCGCGCGCCAGAGCTCGAGGTCGAAGCCGCCGAGCGGCGAGCCGCGGTAGCCGGACACGAAGCCGCCGGTGTTCAGCCCGGCGGCCTGGTCGCGCAGGCGCTGCATCAGCGGCAGGCGCACGAGGGCCTGCACGCCCGACAGGTAGATGCGCCCGTCGACGCGGCTGTACTTGTGGTCGAGGGTGTAGTCGGGGTCGACGACGGAACGCGTCAGGCCCGTGTCGGCCGAGGCGGGCGACGAAAGTTCGGCGGTGCTGGTCATGCAGGCGGCTCCGGCGCAGCCGGATGGCCGCGGGGTGGCGTCGGGAAGGGAGGCCGGCGGAAGGATTCGACGCGCCGGCAGCGGGCGAATTCTACCAGTGGCACATGCCAGACCCCGTTCGTACGCGTACGGTCCAGGCCGTTTGGCACCAGAATTGCTTCCCGATGTCGGGCTGCCTCCGCGGCCACGTCTTCCGAACCCAGCCAGGTCCCCCGTCCATGATTCGCCGTTCCCTTCTGCCCGCTGCCCTGCTCGCCATCGCCCTTGGTGCCGCTTCGTCCGCCGCGTTCGCGCAGTCCGTCGAACTGCCGCGCCTGTCCGAGTTCTATTTCGACGCCGACGCGTCCACCGTCCGCCCGGTCCTCGAGCTCAAGGAGAAGACCCCGGCCGCCGTCGACCGTCTGACCCGCACGGTCGAGCGCAAGCCCGAGGCCGTGCTGGAAACCGCGCAGCTCGCGCACTACGCGATGCAGGGTGGCCAGACCGACGTCGGCAACAACCTCTATGCCCGTGCGCTCGCGCGCATCGACCTCACCAACGGCCTGTGGAAGCCGGTGAAGTGGAACTACGGCTGGGATCTGTTCCGCGCGGGCGCCGTCGAGGACGCGCTGGGCGAATGGGCCGAGATCGGCTCGCGCGGCGTCAACGCCAGCTGGATGCCGACCACCTACGCGCTCGCGCTCTGGAAGCTCGGCCGCAAGGACGACGCCATCCGCTGGTACGCCGCCGCCGTCCGGACGGAGCCGACCCAGTGGTCGACCACCGCGCAGTACGCGCAGCTATTGCCGCAGTGGAAGGACGACGAGCGCGCGACGCTCGCCGAAGTGCAGGCCGCGTGGGCCGCCAATCCGCCGAAGTGGCCGTAAGCGCACACCGCAACTGAGATACGGGATAGCCGCGGTGCAATGCCGCGGCGACGGCGGGCGAGCCCGTCGACACGCCTTGCACGGTCGCGCTTGCTAGATTGCGGCTCCCACGGCCGCTGCGGGCAGCGCTTGAACCGGATACGCATCGCTCTGCTGTTGCTGTTCGCCCTGCCCGCCGCGGCGCAGGAATCGCCATCGCGCGACGCCACCGCACCGTTGCCCGACATCGAGTTCGCTGCGGACGTCCACATGGACAGCATCCGCTTCGCCAGTGACCCGCAGGCGCAGGTGACGTTCGAAGGCGGTCCGAACCTGCAGCAGCGCCATGAGGTCGAACGCGAGGGCCTGCCCAAGCCGGTGCAGGGCGGCGCGACCTATCGCAACGTCACCGTGCGCACGACGATCAGCGCGACGCTGCTCGATCCGCTCGATCCGCTCGATCCGCTTGCCGCGTCATCCGACGCGATGCCTACATCGCCACCACCTCCCGAGGAGCATCCATGACCCGTCCATTCCCGCGCGCGTTCGCGTGCGCGCTGCTGTTCGCTGCCACGCCGCTCGCCTTCGCCCAGCAGTCGACCGCCTCCACGTCCGCCACGACGGCGACGCCGGTCGACCGCAGCGTCACGCCGGTAAGCCGCGTCGGCACGACGGGCACCACGGGTTATCGCGCCTCCTCGAGCAGCGACGAGCCGGATGTGCTGCTCGACATTCCCAACCTCTCCGTCGACGAGATCAAGCTCGACGTGCAGAACCTGCAGGCGCACATCGCGCTCAACGCGCAGCTCGCCAACCTGCTCAAGCTCAACGCCGGCGCCGACGTCGGCATCGAGCGCGTCAACGTGCAGATCAAGGGCGTCAAGGCGCAGGCGCTGCTGAAGGTGCGCCTGGACAATGTCGCCGCGATCATCGACCGCACGCTGACCACCATCGATCGCAATCCGCAGATCCTCACCAAGCTGCTCGACTCGGTCGACAAGACGGTCGGCACCGTCGGCGGCGTGGCGAACAATGCGATCCGTCCGGGCGGTGTGGTCGACCGCACCGTCGGCACGGTCGGCAATGTGGCGAACACGGCGGTGCAGCCGGGTGGTGTCGTCGATCGCACGGTGGGCACCGTGGGCAACGTTGCGTCCGACGCGCTCAAGCCGGGCAGCGTGCTGTCGTCGACGGTGAACTCGCTGGGCCAGACGGTGCAGCGCGTGGTCGATGCGTCCGGCAACATCGTCGAGCGTACGCTCGATGCGGGCGGCAAGGTATTGAGCTCACGCGTGGTGCAGTCGGCCGGTTCGCGCTGACCGACGGCGTCGATCGGTCTCGCGCATCGGCCTGACGATGCCGCACGCCAGGCATCCAGACGGGAAGCGTGGCGCCGTGACGCGCGGCGTCGCGACCGACCCCGGCTGAACCGCAGCGGCGCGCTCCGCCACCGCTGCACGCGTCCTGCACGACAGCGGCTGCAGCATCCGCCGCCATGATCGATGCTCACCCCAACGGCCCTGTCCCGCTGATCGTCAACATCGGCGCGCGTGCAGGCAAGGATCTCGACGCCGACGCGGTGCGCCGCGCGTTCGCCGCACACGGCGTCGCGGTCGACGTGCACCGCGTCGAGGGCGACGCGATCGCGAAGACGGTGCGCACCGCGCTCGACGGCGGCGCGCGCACCGTGATCGCCGCCGGTGGC
This region includes:
- a CDS encoding indolepyruvate ferredoxin oxidoreductase family protein — its product is MTSTAELSSPASADTGLTRSVVDPDYTLDHKYSRVDGRIYLSGVQALVRLPLMQRLRDQAAGLNTGGFVSGYRGSPLGGFDLELWRAKKHLEGAGVKFTPGLNEDLGATMVWGTQQTGLFPGSKVDGVYGMWYGKGPGVDRCGDVFKHANAAGTAKHGGVLALAADDHACRSSTLPHGSEHEFVSALMPVLNPAGVQDILDMGLVGWAMSRYTGRWVGFKTIAETVESSASVDANPLALDIVIPTDFEMPDGGLNIRWPDPPLNQEMRLHQYAVKAAQAFSRANKIDRVVIDSPDARLGIITTGKSYLDVLQALEYLGLDERACRDLGIRVYKVGMTWPLEPVGLRAFARGLSDILVVEEKLSFIESQMKEQMYNWPERPSVVGKYDESGEWILPSTSELTPARIARVIAQRIQRFHDSSHIRDVLAWMEQKESELALPRAAFPRVPHYCSGCPHNTSTVVPEGSRAMAGIGCHYMVTWMDRNTDTFTHMGGEGVTWAGQAAFTETPHVFQNLGDGTYFHSGSLAIRQSIAAGVNITYKILYNDAVAMTGGQPVDGTLSVPQIAHQVRSEGVQTIVLLSDDIEKWSDHSIFPAGVEFLDRRELDNVQKRLREIKGVTVLIYDQTCATEKRRRRKRGKMVDPQKRVVVNSLVCEGCGDCGKKSFCVSVLPKETEFGRKREIDQSNCNKDFSCVEGFCPSFVTVEGGTLRKKKGSSAKDRLNDLPMPQLPALDKPWNILITGVGGTGVVTIGALLGMAGHLEGKGASVLDQTGLAQKGGAVTTHIRIANTPADIHAVRIAAGEADLVLGCDMVVVNDYWALSKVRSGRTQVVLNSYEAMPGTFTTRPDMDFPAADIVDAVRRALDGGEPHVVDATQLATALLGDAIATNLFMLGYAWQQGLVPVSFDALMRAVELNGAAIEMNKTAFTWGRLAAIDPQAVAEAAGLKTNRRTAAEATPHALPMLPPAQWEGHEAGGPSIPRVMPDHDDLRHVPSHADDNVIAMPLDDARLSRSLDEVIARRVKFLTEYQNAAYAKRYADFVAKVRSAEEAKAPGSTDLAEAVARYAFKLMAYKDEYEVARLYTSGEFERRVREQFEGDYKLRFHLAPPMLSKKDAQGRGVKKAYGPWVFTAFKLLAKLRGLRGTAFDVFGKTHERRMERQLIADYMRTLEGLLGKLDAGNVDLAAQIASIPEHIRGYGHVKEAHLEKAKAREAELLREWDNPLRLVRVA
- a CDS encoding tetratricopeptide repeat protein; translated protein: MIRRSLLPAALLAIALGAASSAAFAQSVELPRLSEFYFDADASTVRPVLELKEKTPAAVDRLTRTVERKPEAVLETAQLAHYAMQGGQTDVGNNLYARALARIDLTNGLWKPVKWNYGWDLFRAGAVEDALGEWAEIGSRGVNASWMPTTYALALWKLGRKDDAIRWYAAAVRTEPTQWSTTAQYAQLLPQWKDDERATLAEVQAAWAANPPKWP